ACAGGCCTTACCACAGGATGCCCCTCATTTGTTAGACAGGTTCCGTAAAGATTACCATTCAGGTACCACCCGCATCAAAACCACGCTGGAAGGCGATCTGCAAAGGAACGTTACAAACATTGTAGAACGCTATCACAATATTTATAAATCCAATGGCATCAACAACGCAGCAGCGATAGTATTAGATGTGGAGACGGGCAATACATTGGCCTATGTGGGTAACATTTATCATCCTGAAGATGCAGAAATGGAAAGCCATGTGGATATTATTCAAAGTCCGCGTAGCCCGGGAAGTACTTTGAAACCGGTGTTATATGCAGCGATGATGACAGATGGCATGTTATTACCACATAGTTTAGTGCCTGATATTCCAACACAAATAGCAGGGTATACACCACAAAACTTTGACCTGGGCTATGATGGCGCAGTACCTGCCAGCAGGGCACTGGCGAGATCACTGAATATTCCGGCTGTGCGTATGCTACAACAATATCGTTATGAACGTTTTCATGCATTGCTGAAGAAAATGGGCATCACAACACTGAAACAACCTGCAGATCATTATGGATTATCCTTGATTTTGGGTGGTGGTGAAACGAATCTCTGGGAGATGTCAGGGATGTATGCAAGCATGGCGCGTACCTTATTGCACCTGGATCAGTACGATGGAAAGTATGATGCGGATGATATCCATGCACCTAACTATATCCATGATTTCAGAAGACCTTCACAATATTCACCGGCAGATTATGGTGTATTAGATGCAGGCGCTATCTGGTATACATTCCAGGCAATGGAAGAAGTGATGAGACCGGGCGAAGAAATGCTCTGGCAACAGTTTTCTTCCTCACAAAGAATAGCCTGGAAAACAGGTACCAGTTTTGGTTTCAGAGATGGATGGGCCATAGGTGTTACGCCCCAATATGTAGTAGGTGTATGGGTAGGGAATGCAGATGGTGAAGGCAGACCCGGTTTAATAGGCGTAGCGACTGCGGCCCCGGTAATGTTCGACATCTTCAGGTTATTGCATACCAGTGGCTGGTTTACTACACCTTATAATAAACTGCGAAAAGTAGAGGTATGTAAGCTGAGTGGCTACAGGGCCAGTGAACTTTGTCCTGACAAGGATTCGCTGTGGGTACCGGTGAATGGCCTGCGTTCAGGGGTGTGTCCTTATCACCAGTTAATACACCTTGATCATACAGGACAATACCGTGTCACAGCGAATTGTGAATCACCGTCACTGATGCAGCATGTTCCCTGGTTTGTATTGCCACCAGCTATGGAGTTTTATTATCGGACCAAACATAACTATGCGGCATTACCTCCTTACAGACCTGATTGTATCGCAACACTATCAGCAGATAAGCCGACGATGGAGGTGATCTATCCAAGACCCAATGCACGTATTTATGTGCCGATAGAGATAGATGGTACTCCGGGAGAGGCAGTGTTTACAGCCACTCACAGGGATACAAAAGCAAAGATCTTCTGGCACCTGGATAATAATTTCATTGGTACTACGGAAGAGTTTCACCAGATGGCATTGCATCCGGTGGCGGGTAAGCATATACTGACATTGGTCGATGAAACAGGGGCTGAAATACATGTACCTTTTGAAATCTTAGCGAAAGAGAAAGAACGATAACTACTTCTCCATTTCTTCAGCATAAAACAGCCGGTTCTTAAATTGAACCGGCTGTTTTATTAATATCCATATTTTTCTTTCCACAAGCTTCTCAGGTGTTTCCTCAACTCATCTTCTCTCGGGTTCTTCCCCGGATCATACAGCTTCATGCCTTTGATCTGCTCCGGCAGGTACTCCTGCGGAGAAAAACTCCCTTCATAATCATGAGAGTATTCATATCCTTTGTTGTACCCCATTTCCTTCATCATCTTCGTAGGCGCATTCCTGATATTCATCGGCACCGGCAGGTCTCCTGTTTTATTCACTACAGACAAGGCATTATTTATTGCCATGTAAGATGCATTACTCTTCGCAGAAGCAGCCAGGTAAGTGGTACACTGAGATAAGATAATCCTCGCTTCCGGATACCCGATCATCGTCACCGCCTGGAAACAACTCGTAGCTAATAACAATGCATTGGGATTCGCATTACCGATATCTTCAGAAGCAGAGATGAGCAATCTCCTTGCAATGAACTTCACATCTTCTCCTCCTTCTATCATCCTTGCGAGATAATATACGGCTGCGTTCGGATCACTCCCCCTGATAGATTTAATAAAAGCAGAGATGATATCGTAATGTTGTTCGCCGGTCTTATCGTAGATAGCTACCCGTTGTTGTGCAATGTCCATCACCTTCTGATCCGTGATCACGATAGGCGATTCCTGTTGCAGGGTATTCACCACCAGCTCAAATAAGTTCAGCAATTTGCGGGCATCACCACCGGAAATATTGAACAGGGCACGGGTTTCTTTCAGTTCTATCTGGCGACTCCCTAACCACTCATCCTTTTCCATCGCCTGATGCAGCAGCTGTAACAGCTGTTCTTCACTCAATGGTTTGAGTACATATACCTGGCTTCTGCTCAGCAGGGCCGCATTCACTTCAAAACTGGGATTTTCCGTCGTTGCACCGATCAGGGTGATGATCCCTTTTTCCACTGCACCCAGCAAGGCATCCTGCTGACTTTTATTAAAACGATGAATTTCATCAATAAACAATACAGCATACCCTTGTCTGCGTGCGATCTCGATCACTTCGCGCACCTCCTTTACACCAGCAGCAATGGCGCTGAGGGTATAAAAGGGTACTTCCAGGGTATGTGCAATGATGTTGGCAATCGTCGTTTTACCTACACCGGGAGGGCCCCACAGGATCATGGAGGGAATCTTCCCCTGTTGCAGGGCTTTACGTAAGATGCTATCTTTTCCGGTCAGGTGTTCTTGTCCCACCAGCTCATCCAGTGTCTGAGGCCGTAACCGCTCTGCTAATGGTTCCATTTAAAAGATTTGAAGGAATTAAAATAAAGGATCCTCGTCCTGCCTGTTCTTGTATTGCTTCAGGAAAGTGTAGGAGAGCATTACGTTCGTTACAATTACTGCTCCAACAATGATGAAGAAAAAGGACATAGGTTTCAGCATTGCTGTCATGGTGGCCCGCTGATCATCCGGGAATTGTTTCATCACCTCTTCCAGTGGTCCCAGGTTACCAGTTTTGAGCATCATAAACAGGGATAAGCCGGACAGCACCATATATCCACCTACAAAGAGGCAGATACCGCCTATGATCCGAATACCCCCTGGGGTGCTTTCTTTCAATACCATATTACTATCTAACAGTGCTTTTTGCAGATGGAGTGATAATATAGCATGAATTAAAATTGCTCCTAATAAGATTCCAAATGAAAGCACCTGAATGCTCCCCGTGGTGAACAGCACAATGATGAGCCCCATGAGGAAAAAGGTCGAGAACATAAGGTTAATTGCAGTCAGTCCTCTGAATAATTTAAACTTAAAAGTCATTGATCTCCGGTTTATCGAGGTACAAACCTACTAAATCTTCCTATTAGCAAGATAAAAACCGCCGTCTGTAAAAATCCATTTCTTTCGCAATCCTTGATTTAGCTATCTTTAAATACTAAACCTGTTTATTTTATGAAGAGCATTTACGCTTTACAACTATCGTTGTTGGCTGCCATCTCCTGGTCTGCCTGCAACAACAGCACTACAACAGAGCAGGCGGGGACAAGCAAGGACACATCAAAAATTCCCGCGTTTGACGTGAGTTCCATTGACAGTACTGTAAAACCCTGCGACGATTTCGACCAGTTTGTAAACGGCAACTGGAAGAAAAACAATCCCGTTCCTTCTACAGAAAGCCGTTGGGGAGCTTTCAATGTTCTTGATAAACAGAACAAAGAAATCAGGCTGAAAGGCATCATCCTGGATCTGGCCAGCAAAACAAACCTGAAAAAAGGTACAGAAGAGCAGCAGATCTCCGATTTTTACCGTTCATTCTATGATACTGTTACCATCGAAAAACTGGGTATCACCCCGTTACAACCTTACCTGGATAAGATTAACGCCATCAAAACTGTGGAAGACTGGGTAAAAGTATCCGGTGAACTCCAGAACCTGGGCATCAGCACTGTAGCCGGTTTCTACATCGGCGCTGACTCACGTAACAGCAAAATGAACGCTGTGTATGAAAACCAGGGCGGTCTCAGCCTCGGCGAAAAGAGCTATTACGAAAGAACTGACAGCGCTACCAAAACTGTACGTGACGAATTCGTAAAGCATGTGGATAAACAATTCTCACAGGCAGGTTTCAAAGATGCAAACCCAGGTCAAACGATCCTGGACTTCGAAACCAAACTGGCAAAACTGCAACTGACCAACGTACAGCTGCGTGATCCGGTAGCTACATATAATAAGGTGGCTTTTGCTGAACTGAAAAAACTGGCGCCGGAATTTAACTGGGATGGTTATGCTGAAGTACAGCAGGTGAAAACCGATACCATTATCCTGGAGAACAAGGCATATGTCACCAATTCAGCGAAACTGGTAAAAGCAACACCGCTGGAAACCCTGAAAACATATGCACGCTGGCAGACGCTGTCTCACTTTGCAGGTCTCCTGCCAAAGGCGATCGACAACGAGAACTTCCATTTCTTCGCAACTGTAATGCGTGGAACAAAGGCTCAGAAACCTCGCCTGGAGCGCTCTATTCGCGCTACAGATGCAACGATGGGCTATCCGCTGGGTAAACTGTTCGTAAAACAATATTTCCCTGAAAGCTCCAAGCAGAAGGTATCTGAAATGATCGAAAATGTACGTGCCGTATATGGTGAAAGGATCGACAGCCTGAAATGGATGAGTCCAGCCACCAAAGAAATGGCGCACAAAAAGCTGAAATCATTTACCTATAAGATCGGTTATCCTGATAAGTGGAAAGATTATTCCAGCATTGATGTGAAACCAGGTACCCTGATCGAGAATGTTATTTCTGCAACCAATTACAAACACAAGGAAGAGATCGATAAGATCGGGAAACCTGTGGATAAATCAGATTGGGAAATGACACCGCAAACCGTGAACGCGTATTACAACCCGCTGAACAACGAGGTGGTATTCCCGGCTGGTATCCTGCAACCTCCTTTTTTCAATGCGAATGCTGATGATGCGATCAACTATGGTGGTATCATTGCGGTGATCGGACATGAATTTACCCATGGCTTTGATGACCAGGGTTCACAATTTGATGCAGAGGGTAACCTGTCAAATTGGTGGACACCTGCAGATCGTAAGAACTTCATGGCATTGGCGAACAGGTATATCCATTTCTTCAATGGTATTGAGGTACTGCCAGGTTTCCATATTAATGGTGCGCTGACAATTGGTGAGAACATTGCGGATCTGGGTGGTCTGACACTGGCTTACCATGCACTGGAGAAATCACTGAAAGGTAAACCAGCGCCAGCGAAGATCGATGGCTTTACCTGGCAGCAGCGTTTCTTCCTGGGTTGGGCGCAGGTTTGGCATGGCAACAGTACTGAAGCTGCATTGCGCAACCAGGTACAGACAGATCCTCACTCTCCGGCCAGCAGCCGTATTGATGGTCCGTTAGCACACCTGAAAGAATTTAATGATGCGTGGGGTTGTACTGGTGGTAAAATGACATTGGCGGATACTGCGAGAGTAGTGATCTGGTAAGATGAACTGTGAATGAGTTTAAAAACGCTTTTGCCTGCGGGCAAAAGCGTTTTGTTTTTAGGGGATACTGTCAATGCTTTTTTTTTGTAATTTTGAGTATCCTTTCACCAGATGTAAAAAAGATCGATATGACAGGCATTATCAGACAATACCGCACGGAATTACGCAACATTTTCATCTTAGCATTGATCGTACTTGCCGTACCTTTCCTTCCTGCTTTTGCTGATCTGGCGCTGACTGCCAAAGGTTTAATTTTTTCAGCCGCTATCATGGGCAGTTTTGTACTGGCGATGGTGATAAAGCTTTACTTCCGCATATTAGTGTTGCGCTTAATTAAAGAAAACTAACATTTGATGAAAAAGACGCTTTACATAGTATTTGCTACTATAGCAGCAGGTGCATTTGCGGCCTGCAATCAACATTCCACTGAGAAAGCTGCCGCAAAGGCAGACTCTGCGATGAGTTCTGTCACTCAGACAACTGAGGATACGACAGCTTTACAGCCGATAGCCGGGAAACTGGGTGATCCGGTATGTGGCATGCCTTATGATACTATGTTCCATGAATTTAGCGTTTATAAGAAAGATACGGTGCATTTTTGTTCTCCAACGTGTAAGCGTGTATTCGATAAGAATCCGGAGAAATTTGCAGCTAAGCTGGGTCTGTAAGATCCAGGATATATCATTATCTGGTATTAGTAACGTTGGGATTATTTCCGGCGGAGAGAGGTGTCATAAGCCCCTTTTGAAGATCATGGGATGCCTGCTCGTCTGGAGTGGTCCAATCCTTTGAAGTACATAAGCATTACTTAGCATAACGCACTGATTGTCAATCAGGCTTTAACATTTCAGAATCGACCAACCGCCTTTTTTCGTCTCCAACCTGATGTAACTTCTTATAGTATTTCGCGTTCTAATTGATCATACAAATATGTGCGCATGAGATCTATATTTACGTGGCTGCTGCTCCTCATGTTATTCTGCAGCTGTGAGAAAAACGATACGGAGGCAACGCCTTCCATAGATGTGACCGGTTCCTGGGAACTGGCCGCCAGTATGAAGCTGCCTGATACTACCTGGCAGTCGGTAAGTGGCGCGGATTCTTCGACCTATTCTTTTGATGGGAATGGGGGAGTGGTGTATGCTACGAAGGCGTGGAGGACGAAAGGGATTTATAAGGTGATAGCAGATGGGAATAAAGTGAAGTTGATTATTAGTACGGATTCCTTGTCACAGTACCTGGAGGTGGAGAGAATCAGTGATTCAACGATACGGGTGGATGATTGGTTGAAAGCGGTGAATAAAGGGTATACGAGCAGGCGATTTGTGAGGGTGGATTAATTTAGGTCTTTGTATTAAATAGAAAATAATTGGGGCTTCATCAACAGTGAGGCTCTTTCTTTTTTAAATAGGCTGATTATAATGAAGCTGTATTTTTTAAGATGAGTATCTTCCTTTTTATATAAAACTGCTTTTTAAGATGAGTGCCTTCCTTATCATATGAAGCTGCTTTTTAAAAATGAGTTTCTTCTTTTTCAGAAAAAGGCGAGGCTGTTTTTTTGAAAAAGCCCATCCCGGATTCTTAAAAAAACATCCCGGGATAATTCCCGGGACGGTCAGTTAAACAGCTTATGAAAATCTACGCTTACGTTCAGATTATTAACCTGAAGGTCGGTAGTTAATATTATGACAGTGTTACCAGAGGATTACCAAGGTATTAACAATTAGTAGTAGCGACATATATGAGATTTGACAAGGTTTCCCCAATAGCAGCCCTTGCTCCTTATATTAAATATTATGTGATCGCTGAGAATACACCGGCTGGGCAGTATACAGTTTTTCCTTCTACAAGTATGGTGATTGGGTTTCAGTATAGCGGATCTTTTTATAAATACTAATAAAAATGGTTACAATACAGGAGATAAAAAATGCGCATGCAAAGGTAAGATCGGGAGTGGATTTCCCTCAATATATCAGGGATTTGAAGGGCTTAGGAATAGTGAGGTATGAGACGTATGTATCAGATGGACATACGGAGTATTGGACTGAGAATGGGGAGACGGTTATTTCCGAGGAAAAGTATGATTTTTTGGAGGTGGAAAAAATGAGTAATGTGGA
This window of the Chitinophaga sancti genome carries:
- the pbpC gene encoding penicillin-binding protein 1C; the encoded protein is MWLRKRKWWLTVAAILLIIYIFCLPSRLFTDPTSFVIEDSNGRLLSATIATDGQWRFPVDKPVPEKFARCIIAYEDKRFNYHWGVDIIALLRAIKQNIQHRTVISGGSTLSMQVIRISRNKPRTIFQKMIEAVQATRLEFSYSKKSILQLYAGNAPFGGNVVGLEAASWRYYGRGAEQLSWGETAALAVLPNSPALVHPGRNRQTLLTKRNQLLNRLWKNKTIDSVTCALSKLEPLPDQPQALPQDAPHLLDRFRKDYHSGTTRIKTTLEGDLQRNVTNIVERYHNIYKSNGINNAAAIVLDVETGNTLAYVGNIYHPEDAEMESHVDIIQSPRSPGSTLKPVLYAAMMTDGMLLPHSLVPDIPTQIAGYTPQNFDLGYDGAVPASRALARSLNIPAVRMLQQYRYERFHALLKKMGITTLKQPADHYGLSLILGGGETNLWEMSGMYASMARTLLHLDQYDGKYDADDIHAPNYIHDFRRPSQYSPADYGVLDAGAIWYTFQAMEEVMRPGEEMLWQQFSSSQRIAWKTGTSFGFRDGWAIGVTPQYVVGVWVGNADGEGRPGLIGVATAAPVMFDIFRLLHTSGWFTTPYNKLRKVEVCKLSGYRASELCPDKDSLWVPVNGLRSGVCPYHQLIHLDHTGQYRVTANCESPSLMQHVPWFVLPPAMEFYYRTKHNYAALPPYRPDCIATLSADKPTMEVIYPRPNARIYVPIEIDGTPGEAVFTATHRDTKAKIFWHLDNNFIGTTEEFHQMALHPVAGKHILTLVDETGAEIHVPFEILAKEKER
- a CDS encoding replication-associated recombination protein A; translation: MEPLAERLRPQTLDELVGQEHLTGKDSILRKALQQGKIPSMILWGPPGVGKTTIANIIAHTLEVPFYTLSAIAAGVKEVREVIEIARRQGYAVLFIDEIHRFNKSQQDALLGAVEKGIITLIGATTENPSFEVNAALLSRSQVYVLKPLSEEQLLQLLHQAMEKDEWLGSRQIELKETRALFNISGGDARKLLNLFELVVNTLQQESPIVITDQKVMDIAQQRVAIYDKTGEQHYDIISAFIKSIRGSDPNAAVYYLARMIEGGEDVKFIARRLLISASEDIGNANPNALLLATSCFQAVTMIGYPEARIILSQCTTYLAASAKSNASYMAINNALSVVNKTGDLPVPMNIRNAPTKMMKEMGYNKGYEYSHDYEGSFSPQEYLPEQIKGMKLYDPGKNPREDELRKHLRSLWKEKYGY
- a CDS encoding M13 family metallopeptidase — translated: MKSIYALQLSLLAAISWSACNNSTTTEQAGTSKDTSKIPAFDVSSIDSTVKPCDDFDQFVNGNWKKNNPVPSTESRWGAFNVLDKQNKEIRLKGIILDLASKTNLKKGTEEQQISDFYRSFYDTVTIEKLGITPLQPYLDKINAIKTVEDWVKVSGELQNLGISTVAGFYIGADSRNSKMNAVYENQGGLSLGEKSYYERTDSATKTVRDEFVKHVDKQFSQAGFKDANPGQTILDFETKLAKLQLTNVQLRDPVATYNKVAFAELKKLAPEFNWDGYAEVQQVKTDTIILENKAYVTNSAKLVKATPLETLKTYARWQTLSHFAGLLPKAIDNENFHFFATVMRGTKAQKPRLERSIRATDATMGYPLGKLFVKQYFPESSKQKVSEMIENVRAVYGERIDSLKWMSPATKEMAHKKLKSFTYKIGYPDKWKDYSSIDVKPGTLIENVISATNYKHKEEIDKIGKPVDKSDWEMTPQTVNAYYNPLNNEVVFPAGILQPPFFNANADDAINYGGIIAVIGHEFTHGFDDQGSQFDAEGNLSNWWTPADRKNFMALANRYIHFFNGIEVLPGFHINGALTIGENIADLGGLTLAYHALEKSLKGKPAPAKIDGFTWQQRFFLGWAQVWHGNSTEAALRNQVQTDPHSPASSRIDGPLAHLKEFNDAWGCTGGKMTLADTARVVIW
- a CDS encoding YHS domain-containing protein, which produces MKKTLYIVFATIAAGAFAACNQHSTEKAAAKADSAMSSVTQTTEDTTALQPIAGKLGDPVCGMPYDTMFHEFSVYKKDTVHFCSPTCKRVFDKNPEKFAAKLGL
- a CDS encoding DUF1398 domain-containing protein codes for the protein MVTIQEIKNAHAKVRSGVDFPQYIRDLKGLGIVRYETYVSDGHTEYWTENGETVISEEKYDFLEVEKMSNVEGFRRGLREHQEGKSDYMGFCRMCAENGVKKWVVSMGEMTCVYFDVSGVMMVEERIPE